A region of Lycium barbarum isolate Lr01 chromosome 1, ASM1917538v2, whole genome shotgun sequence DNA encodes the following proteins:
- the LOC132639398 gene encoding uncharacterized protein LOC132639398, with amino-acid sequence MECAKVAPAVRKGKKKQVKDELDRIKQAEKKKRRLEKALATSAAIRSELEKKKQKKKEEQQKLDEEGAAIAEAVALHVLVGEESDDSCELLLKKDKESNPWDLDRNFDFFMGGERAMLPHQDLSIYSVEETQWVSGPNGDGCMWNEQENTAWMVSSVPWVGNAHHQWFDEGNWEVQRISAGLLAAQAVSSLQIAEDAPVDSYVFGRMLR; translated from the coding sequence ATGGAATGTGCTAAAGTTGCGCCTGCTGTtagaaaagggaaaaagaagCAAGTAAAGGATGAGTTGGATCGAATTAAACAGGCTGAGAAAAAAAAGAGGCGCTTAGAGAAAGCCTTGGCTACTTCAGCTGCCATTCGCTCTGAATTGGAAAAGAAgaaacagaaaaagaaagaagaacagCAAAAGCTGGATGAAGAGGGTGCGGCGATCGCTGAGGCAGTTGCTCTGCATGTCCTAGTAGGTGAAGAATCTGATGATTCATGTGAGCTTTTGCTTAAGAAGGATAAAGAATCAAACCCATGGGATCTTGATAGAAATTTTGACTTTTTTATGGGTGGAGAAAGAGCAATGCTTCCTCATCAAGACCTCTCAATATATTCAGTTGAGGAAACACAATGGGTGTCTGGTCCCAACGGGGATGGATGCATGTGGAATGAGCAGGAAAATACCGCGTGGATGGTGTCTTCTGTACCTTGGGTAGGAAATGCTCACCATCAATGGTTTGATGAGGGGAATTGGGAGGTTCAAAGAATTTCGGCTGGTCTTCTTGCAGCACAGGCTGTCTCATCACTTCAGATTGCAGAAGATGCTCCAGTGGACTCATATGTCTTCGGTCGGATGCTGCGATAG
- the LOC132614925 gene encoding uncharacterized protein LOC132614925, producing MTVTQELRRDVDELRGQMQTMGTTMEEIRQLIVQMGQNRAPAGEEIHENGDMHVNGGGNQNGRGNRGGNPNFVNTRYSRVEFPRFNGDDMRGWICRCEQFFEVDETPEELKLAAINMEGRALQWHQALVKSRLGRDLPNLGGYVCALNLTFSHTMSDDPMAELIGLRQNGSVQEFLDKFDKLLNHVELTEEYSISCFLNGLKPEIEVNIRMLSPRTLMKAYNLSKLTEQLLKLQNQSFIRTSKALLPTPGTSWNSNYKNQYHGDSSKGFSNNRASNYSTFNGRNAPPKRLSSSEMDEKRAKGLCFWCDEKFTPNHVCKKRKQLLILEVEEDIKEPPEPIYDLDELALMEESAQEFELCPQMSAHALEGTVDFTTMRVKGSVKSKMVHVLVDSGATHNFMDVNIARRLGMKIETIPAFSVAIANGNKVYSKFMSRKVEWKMQGVDFMADMLVIPLGGADVVLGIQWLITLGDIKWNFRDLKMEFMIHGRKVSLRGSKPNPPKLVDNIQMHKLLSKPAQLNMMTVAFVQSQEQCLTTLNSQQVEIAPDLQKLLDQFSSLFEVPKELPPRRAHDHKIILKDGVSPVNVRPYRYAASQKDEIEKMIAEMLESGVIRPSRQLNNNTVKDKFPIPVIEELLDELGGSKFFSKLDLRAGCHQIRMAESDIEKTAFRSHNGHYEFVVMPFGLTNAPSTFQSLMNTIFQPYLRKFILVFFDDILVYSPSWSSHLLHLEQAFKVLEHHTLFVKLSKCSFGKMEVDYLGHIITQEGVAADPHKVKVMKEWPTPTTIKEPRGFLGLTGYYRRFVRGYGVIAKPLTDLLKRDKFEWSGAATEAVEKLKIAMSTSPVLVLPDFSLDFVIETDACGYGIGAVLMQNDHPLAYMSKDLSVKH from the exons ATGACGGTAACTCAAGAATTGAGACGGGATGTCGATGAATTGCGAGGACAAATGCAAACTATGGGTACAACGATGGAGGAAATCCGTCAATTGATTGTACAGATGGGTCAAAATCGAGCTCCAGCAGGAGAGGAGATCCATGAAAATGGTGATATGCACGTCAATGGTGGAGGAAATCAGAATGGAAGAGGAAATCGCGGTGGAAACCCCAATTTCGTAAACACTCGTTATTCACGGGTAGAATTTCCCAGATTCAATGGTGACGATATGAGAGGTTGGATCTGTCGATGCGAGCAATTCTTCGAGGTTGATGAAACACCAGAAGAATTGAAGTTAGCCGCAATTAATATGGAGGGAAGGGCTCTTCAATGGCATCAAGCGTTGGTGAAATCTCGATTGGGTCGAGACCTTCCAAATTTGGGAGGTTATGTGTGTGCTTTGAATCTCACGTTTAGCCATACTATGAGCGATGATCCAATGGCAGAGTTGATCGGATTGAGGCAAAATGGGAGTGTCCAAGAATTTTTGGACAAATTTGATAAACTGTTGAACCATGTGGAATTGACAGAGGAGTATTCAATCAGTTGTTTCTTGAATGGACTGAAACCAGAGATTGAAGTTAATATTAGGATGTTATCACCAAGAACCTTGATGAAAGCATATAACCTATCCAAATTGACTGAACAATTACTAAAGTTGCAGAACCAGTCATTTATCAGAACTTCTAAGGCATTGTTACCCACCCCAGGTACTTCTTGGAACTCTAATTACAAGAATCAGTATCACGGTGATAGTAGTAAAGGCTTTAGCAATAATAGAGCTTCGAATTACAGTACTTTTAATGGTAGAAATGCACCCCCCAAGAGACTCTCAAGTAGTGAGATGGATGAGAAGAGGGCTAAGGGGTTATGCTTTTGGTGTGATGAGAAATTTACTCCAAACCATGTATGTAAGAAGAGGAAACAGCTGTTGATTCTTGAGGTCGAGGAAGACATAAAAGAACCACCTGAACCAATCTATGACCTAGATGAGTTAGCCCTAATGGAAGAGAGTGCACAAGAGTTTGAATTGTGCCCCCAAATGTCTGCTCATGCACTAGAAGGAACAGTAGATTTCACAACTATGAGAGTGAAAGGGTCGGTGAAGAGTAAGATGGTTCATGTACTGGTGGATTCGGGTGCCACACACAACTTCATGGATGTCAATATTGCTAGGAGATTGGGTATGAAGATTGAGACTATTCCTGCTTTCTCGGTAGCTATAGCTAATGGGAACAAAGTGTATAGCAAATTCATGAGTAGGAAGGTCGAATGGAAGATGCAAGGTGTAGATTTCATGGCTGATATGTTGGTGATTCCACTAGGAGGGGCCGATGTTGTTCTTGGTATTCAATGGCTTATTACCTTGGGGGACATTAAATGGAATTTTAGAGACCTGAAGAtggaattcatgattcatggaagGAAGGTTTCACTTAGGGGAAGCAAACCTAACCCCCCTAAACTGGTTGACAATATCCAAATGCACAAGTTGTTGAGTAAGCCAGCTCAGCTGAACATGATGACAGTAGCATTTGTGCAGTCCCAAGAGCAGTGCTTAACAACTCTCAATAGTCAACAGGTAGAGATAGCCCCGGATTTGCAGAAACTCTTAGATCAATTCTCCTCATTGTTTGAGGTGCCCAAAGAGTTGCCTCCTAGAAGAGCTCATGATCACAAGATCATACTGAAAGATGGAGTCTCACCTGTGAATGTGAGACCCTACAGATATGCAGCCAGCCAAAAAGATGAAATTGAAAAGATGATTGCAGAAATGTTGGAGTCTGGTGTCATCAGACCAAGT AGACAACTAAACAATAACACTGTTAAAGACAAATTCCCTATCCCTGTCATAGAGGAACTTCTAGATGAATTGGGAGGGTCCAAATTCTTCTCTAAATTGGACCTTAGAGCTGGATGCCACCAAATTAGGATGGCAGAATCGGACATTGAAAAGACAGCATTTAGATCACAcaatgggcattatgaatttgtTGTTATGCCATTTGGTTTAACAAATGCACCATCCACTTTTCAGAGTTTGATGAACACCATTTTTCAACCTTACCTAAGGAAGTTCATTCTTGTATTTTTTGATGATATATTAGTCTACAGTCCCTCTTGGTCTTCCCATTTATTGCACTTAGAGCAGGCTTTCAAAGTGCTGGAACATCACACTCTATTTGTCAAACTTAGCAAATGTTCTTTTGGCAAGATGGAAGTAGATTATCTTGGTCACATTATCACTCAGGAGGGTGTAGCAGCTGACCCTCATAAGGTCAAAGTAATGAAGGAATGGCCTACCCCTACGACTATTAAAGAACCTAGAGGGTTCTTAGGTCTTACTggctattacagaaggtttgtgagGGGGTATGGTGTGATTGCTAAACCCCTTACTGATCTCTTGAAAAGGGACAAGTTTGAATGGTCTGGTGCAGCTACTGAGGCAGTAGAGAAATTGAAGATAGCAATGAGTACATCTCCTGTACTGGTACTTCCTGATTTTTCCCTAGATTTTGTTATTGAAACCGATGCATGCGGGTATGGCATTGGGGCTGTCTTAATGCAAAATGATCATCCTCTAGCATACATGAGTAAAGACCTGAGTGTGAAACATTAA